The Anastrepha ludens isolate Willacy chromosome 2, idAnaLude1.1, whole genome shotgun sequence genome contains a region encoding:
- the LOC128871959 gene encoding uncharacterized protein LOC128871959 isoform X1 → MATTTKTTKVENASKHPQQVQLAEAGGDEDQQTSYNIVNDVVEESSTKNGCVTPTAVKEVIDGEEQHTQIITNNTTHCSEIRIEEAEAEATPAPPAAATVSVMVMNDAPETRLCGKKLLLCRRFKDCGGILRNFNSLPLFVYATSPSSHAVSADGVGVAKEAVAAADIMGQKLLWLLIAFCLEFTLG, encoded by the exons ATGGCTACGACTACAAAAACGACAAAGGTAGAAAATGCATCGAAACACCCACAGCAAGTGCAATTAGCGGAGGCAGGTGGGGATGAAGATCAACAAACAAGCTATAATATAGTTAATGATGTTGTGGAGGAGTCGTCGACTAAAAATGGGTGCGTCACACCGACAGCGGTGAAAGAAGTAATTGACGGAGAGGAGCAACACACCCAAATAATAACAAACAATACTACACACTGTTCTGAAATAAGAATAGAAGAAGCAGAAGCAGAAGCAACACCGGCTCCACCTGCTGCCGCCACAGTGTCAGTAATGGTCATGAATGATGCACCAGAGACGCGTTTGTGTGGCAAAAAGCTACTGTTGTGCCGGCGGTTCAAGGATTGTGGTGGAATTTTGCGTAATTTCAATTCGCTGCCATTATTCGTTTACGCAACATCGCCGTCTTCGCATGCTGTTTCGGCTGATGGCGTGGGTGTGGCTAAGGAGGCAGTTGCAGCGGCGGATATTATGGGTCAAAAG CTACTTTGGCTGTTGATCGCTTTCTGTTTGGAGTTCACGCTTGGTTGA
- the LOC128871959 gene encoding uncharacterized protein LOC128871959 isoform X2, whose translation MATTTKTTKVENASKHPQQVQLAEAGGDEDQQTSYNIVNDVVEESSTKNGCVTPTAVKEVIDGEEQHTQIITNNTTHCSEIRIEEAEAEATPAPPAAATVSVMVMNDAPETRLCGKKLLLCRRFKDCGGILRNFNSLPLFVYATSPSSHAVSADGVGVAKEAVAAADIMGQKVCDAI comes from the coding sequence ATGGCTACGACTACAAAAACGACAAAGGTAGAAAATGCATCGAAACACCCACAGCAAGTGCAATTAGCGGAGGCAGGTGGGGATGAAGATCAACAAACAAGCTATAATATAGTTAATGATGTTGTGGAGGAGTCGTCGACTAAAAATGGGTGCGTCACACCGACAGCGGTGAAAGAAGTAATTGACGGAGAGGAGCAACACACCCAAATAATAACAAACAATACTACACACTGTTCTGAAATAAGAATAGAAGAAGCAGAAGCAGAAGCAACACCGGCTCCACCTGCTGCCGCCACAGTGTCAGTAATGGTCATGAATGATGCACCAGAGACGCGTTTGTGTGGCAAAAAGCTACTGTTGTGCCGGCGGTTCAAGGATTGTGGTGGAATTTTGCGTAATTTCAATTCGCTGCCATTATTCGTTTACGCAACATCGCCGTCTTCGCATGCTGTTTCGGCTGATGGCGTGGGTGTGGCTAAGGAGGCAGTTGCAGCGGCGGATATTATGGGTCAAAAG